A region from the Halanaerobium saccharolyticum subsp. saccharolyticum DSM 6643 genome encodes:
- a CDS encoding PTS sugar transporter subunit IIA, translating to MILDLLKKKNIAVNVEAADWKEVVDETGKLLLEADQIEERYVKAMKQSIIDNGPYVVIGKGIALLHARPEDGVKENCLSLITLKEPVEFGNKNNDPVKIAFAFGTVDNDKHVKTISELSVVLMEESAVDKIAEMGSAEEILKYIEDVLAQQ from the coding sequence TTGATATTAGATCTTTTGAAAAAGAAAAATATAGCTGTAAATGTAGAGGCAGCTGATTGGAAAGAAGTTGTTGATGAAACTGGTAAACTCTTACTAGAAGCTGATCAAATCGAAGAAAGATATGTAAAAGCAATGAAACAATCAATTATTGATAATGGTCCCTATGTGGTTATTGGAAAGGGAATTGCACTTTTGCATGCTAGACCAGAAGATGGGGTAAAAGAAAATTGTCTTAGTTTAATTACTTTAAAAGAACCAGTAGAATTTGGTAATAAAAATAATGATCCCGTAAAAATTGCCTTTGCTTTTGGTACAGTTGACAATGATAAACATGTAAAAACCATTTCGGAGTTATCAGTGGTTTTAATGGAGGAATCAGCAGTTGATAAGATTGCTGAAATGGGAAGCGCAGAGGAGATTTTAAAATATATTGAAGATGTTCTGGCACAGCAATAA
- a CDS encoding PTS sugar transporter subunit IIB, whose amino-acid sequence MRVLAVCGMGLGSSLVLKMNIEKIMEQEGIEGSVEVKDLSSIMGEQADYIFASEEIGEKIEHPAEVISVKNMTDKNEIKEKVLAAYKKL is encoded by the coding sequence ATGAGAGTATTAGCAGTATGTGGAATGGGTTTAGGTAGCAGTCTGGTTTTGAAAATGAATATCGAAAAAATTATGGAGCAGGAAGGAATTGAAGGCTCTGTTGAGGTTAAGGACTTATCATCTATTATGGGAGAACAAGCAGATTATATTTTTGCCAGTGAAGAGATTGGAGAAAAAATAGAGCATCCAGCTGAAGTAATCAGTGTCAAAAATATGACAGATAAAAATGAAATTAAAGAGAAAGTTCTGGCAGCATATAAAAAACTTTAA
- a CDS encoding PTS ascorbate transporter subunit IIC: MDFLLSFINFLVYEVLNQPATLVGLMAFLGLALLKKPFSKIMSGTLKSILGFVILGAGANVLIGSLNNLGPMIQDAFNIQGVIPTNEAIVALAQQTLGTQTALIMAFGFIANLLFARFTPLKYVFLTGHHIFFMAALLSAVLSTAGLTGVPLIIVGAVILGFVMVLFPALAEPFMKKITGGTDVALGHFGTTGYIAAGFVGKLVGDSEDSTEDIEVPKSLSFLKESVLSTMLTMIIIFFVVSLIAGRDIYSEYSGGQSIFMFSLMQGITFSAGVHIILTGVRMIIGEIVPAFQGIGEKLVPDAKPALDCPITFTYAPNAVIIGFLFSFLGGLISMFLLGPLGLALIIPGMVPHFFTGATAGVFGNATGGKKGAMIGAFVNGILISFLPALLLPVLGSLGFANTTFGDADFGVVGIIIGYIAKLFA; encoded by the coding sequence ATGGATTTTTTATTATCTTTTATTAACTTTTTAGTTTATGAGGTTTTAAATCAACCAGCAACTTTAGTTGGATTAATGGCATTTTTAGGTCTGGCTTTGCTGAAAAAACCATTTTCTAAAATAATGTCAGGTACCTTAAAAAGTATTTTAGGTTTTGTAATTTTAGGTGCAGGTGCTAACGTTTTAATTGGAAGTCTGAATAATTTGGGGCCAATGATTCAGGATGCATTTAATATTCAGGGTGTTATCCCGACAAATGAAGCAATAGTGGCTCTGGCACAACAAACACTTGGTACTCAAACTGCTTTGATAATGGCTTTCGGTTTTATAGCTAATCTTCTTTTTGCAAGATTTACTCCGTTAAAATATGTATTTTTGACTGGCCATCATATTTTCTTTATGGCAGCATTATTATCAGCAGTTTTAAGTACAGCAGGTTTAACCGGAGTACCTTTAATTATAGTTGGAGCTGTAATTTTAGGTTTTGTAATGGTTCTTTTCCCAGCTTTAGCAGAACCATTTATGAAAAAAATTACTGGTGGTACTGATGTTGCTTTAGGTCATTTTGGAACAACAGGCTATATTGCAGCAGGTTTTGTTGGTAAATTAGTTGGAGATTCGGAAGACAGCACTGAAGATATTGAAGTTCCCAAATCTTTGAGTTTCTTAAAAGAATCAGTTCTTTCTACAATGCTGACCATGATTATAATCTTCTTTGTAGTTTCCTTAATTGCAGGACGTGACATTTATTCTGAGTATTCAGGTGGTCAGAGCATCTTTATGTTCTCACTGATGCAGGGTATTACTTTTTCAGCAGGTGTTCACATTATTCTAACTGGTGTAAGAATGATCATTGGTGAAATCGTTCCAGCCTTCCAGGGTATTGGAGAAAAATTAGTTCCAGATGCAAAACCTGCCTTGGACTGTCCGATAACTTTCACTTATGCACCAAATGCAGTAATAATTGGTTTTTTATTCAGCTTTTTAGGTGGACTGATTAGTATGTTCTTACTTGGACCTCTGGGTCTTGCCTTAATTATTCCTGGTATGGTTCCTCACTTTTTTACCGGAGCAACTGCAGGGGTATTTGGTAATGCAACAGGTGGTAAAAAGGGAGCAATGATCGGTGCCTTTGTTAATGGAATTTTAATCTCATTCTTACCAGCATTATTATTGCCGGTTCTGGGATCACTTGGTTTTGCAAATACAACCTTTGGTGATGCAGACTTCGGAGTTGTTGGTATAATAATTGGTTATATAGCGAAGCTGTTTGCTTAA
- a CDS encoding BglG family transcription antiterminator: protein MKKSTRLFELYKYLVDQKEPVSIQVLSEILDVSSRTIRYDLNEIEDLIQKYELKLIKKPNFGVLLEGTEEEQFKVFAEFNNFYNSRHFRSAKMRKYLILYRLFQKKEPILIFELADLLDVSSATVSKDLDEVEAWLQSRGLDLIRRRNYGVQIEGAEIDIRHAMKSLLNESYETGNMIELLNKSNKKVDFKSRLDHGYNEEIKNLLGELNLSEIEGIVKVAEKELKIRFTDSAFTGLIVHVAFAISRLLAEQDIKIAPERLQAVKDKKEYQIAKKIALLLEKKFPVEIPEDEIAFITIHLLGAKMREGEVKADFAENELEYLVKEMVRVVEKYFSVNLAADQKLYSGLLIHLQAIVNRIIFDLPIKNPLLSDIKDKYAEVFQASKLAARLIQSEFYVEVSEDEVGYITIHFGAALERNNYQEKKKAKVAIVCSSGVGTTNLLEVRLNNEFKVIEITASLSSLDLEDNELLNEIDFIISTIPLSLEKLDVIVVNPFLNDSDVEKIKSYLRKKEIEYGIFSEREEKKALNEIENKINIKQEEKSYKAEEIIDLLKPYLEDDKLEEALEKIEKHLEPAELVNKKSLSKEKSAGLLKLLKQNQIKIIDEEIDWKEAIKQAGKLLLDKDLIEAKYIRRMIEIVEDKGPYIAIAPEICLAHAGIEDGVNESAISLLVIRNGIKLGHQFDPIKFIFVLAPINKKGHMPALTDIMDFANNSELMAKIAAAKSEAAAYKILEDNFSQDGGRIIEE from the coding sequence ATGAAAAAGAGCACAAGATTATTTGAATTATATAAATATCTTGTTGATCAGAAGGAGCCTGTTTCTATACAGGTTCTTTCTGAAATTCTAGATGTAAGCAGCAGAACAATTCGTTATGACCTGAATGAGATAGAAGACCTGATTCAAAAATATGAGTTAAAGCTGATTAAAAAACCAAATTTTGGGGTACTTTTAGAGGGAACAGAAGAGGAGCAGTTTAAGGTTTTTGCTGAATTTAATAATTTTTATAACAGCCGTCATTTTCGTTCTGCTAAAATGCGAAAATATCTGATTTTATATAGACTTTTTCAGAAAAAAGAGCCGATTTTAATTTTCGAACTGGCTGATCTATTAGATGTAAGTTCGGCAACTGTCAGTAAGGATTTAGATGAAGTTGAAGCATGGCTGCAGAGCAGAGGTTTAGATCTGATTAGAAGAAGAAACTATGGAGTCCAAATTGAAGGGGCAGAAATTGATATTCGGCACGCTATGAAGAGTCTGCTTAATGAAAGTTATGAGACTGGAAATATGATTGAGCTTTTAAATAAGAGTAATAAAAAGGTTGATTTTAAAAGCCGCTTAGACCATGGCTATAATGAGGAAATAAAAAATCTATTAGGTGAACTGAATCTTTCAGAAATCGAGGGGATAGTTAAAGTAGCTGAAAAAGAATTAAAAATTCGCTTCACTGATAGTGCTTTTACAGGATTAATTGTCCACGTTGCCTTTGCTATTTCTCGACTTTTAGCTGAGCAGGATATTAAAATTGCTCCAGAGAGATTGCAGGCTGTTAAAGATAAAAAAGAATATCAGATTGCTAAAAAAATTGCTCTGCTGCTGGAAAAGAAATTCCCAGTTGAAATTCCCGAAGATGAAATTGCTTTTATTACAATTCACCTGCTGGGAGCAAAAATGAGAGAGGGAGAAGTTAAAGCGGACTTTGCAGAAAATGAGCTAGAATACCTGGTTAAAGAAATGGTCAGAGTTGTTGAAAAATATTTTTCAGTTAATCTTGCAGCTGATCAGAAACTTTATTCAGGTTTATTAATTCATCTGCAGGCTATAGTAAATCGAATTATTTTTGATCTCCCGATTAAAAATCCGCTTTTATCAGATATTAAAGATAAATATGCAGAGGTTTTTCAGGCTTCAAAATTGGCAGCAAGGTTAATACAGAGCGAATTTTATGTAGAGGTCAGTGAAGATGAGGTGGGTTATATTACAATCCACTTTGGAGCTGCACTGGAAAGAAATAATTATCAGGAAAAGAAGAAGGCAAAAGTAGCAATTGTTTGTTCAAGTGGAGTTGGAACTACTAATCTTTTAGAAGTTAGATTAAATAATGAATTTAAAGTAATTGAGATTACAGCCAGTCTTTCCAGTTTAGATTTAGAAGATAATGAGCTGTTAAATGAAATTGATTTTATTATTTCAACTATTCCTTTGAGTTTAGAAAAATTAGATGTGATTGTGGTCAATCCATTTTTAAATGATAGTGATGTAGAAAAAATTAAGTCTTATCTTCGCAAAAAGGAAATTGAATATGGAATCTTTTCAGAAAGAGAAGAAAAAAAAGCATTAAATGAGATAGAAAATAAGATCAATATTAAGCAGGAAGAAAAAAGTTATAAAGCTGAAGAAATCATAGATCTTCTTAAACCTTATTTAGAAGATGATAAACTGGAAGAAGCACTAGAAAAAATTGAAAAACATCTTGAACCTGCAGAGCTTGTTAATAAAAAGTCACTTTCTAAAGAGAAGTCTGCGGGACTGCTTAAACTTCTTAAGCAGAATCAGATTAAAATAATTGATGAAGAAATTGACTGGAAAGAAGCAATAAAGCAGGCAGGAAAGCTGCTTTTAGATAAAGATTTAATTGAAGCAAAATATATTAGAAGAATGATTGAAATTGTAGAAGATAAGGGACCATATATTGCAATTGCACCAGAGATTTGTCTGGCTCACGCTGGAATTGAAGATGGTGTTAATGAATCAGCTATTAGTCTGTTGGTTATTAGAAATGGAATTAAATTGGGTCATCAATTTGATCCAATTAAATTTATTTTTGTGCTGGCCCCAATTAATAAAAAGGGGCATATGCCTGCTCTGACAGATATAATGGACTTTGCAAACAATAGTGAGCTGATGGCAAAAATAGCAGCTGCAAAATCAGAAGCTGCAGCCTATAAAATATTGGAAGATAACTTTAGTCAAGATGGCGGAAGGATAATAGAGGAGTGA
- the tkt gene encoding transketolase, which translates to MLQKIADTVRALSADAVEYAGSGHAGMPLGCAEIGAYLFAKEMKYNPEEPDWFNRDRLILSAGHGSIWLYSLLHLSGYDLSLEDLKEYRKLNSKTPGHPEYGVTPGVEMTTGPLGQGVAHAVGMALAEEVLAEKFNQPDHKLIDHYTYIVAGDGDLMEGVSYEAASLAGSLELDKLIVVYDHNQVSIDGPTDITFIDDIEKRFDSANWQVISSVDGSSFSDLETAFKKAKKDQSRPTIIIADTTIAKGIATKEGDSSAHASPLGKEEILEMKKKAGLLPEDFAVPAEVDDYFKEHLLELKNDFYEWQELKNNYQAKFEKEFKELKSGIELNADIDFDDLRFEPEAGKPIRNYSGEYYQLLAEKLSYLIGGTADLSASTRINLDQYADIKRGNFGGKNIKFGVREHAMAATAGGIMLHGGLRPVTATYLTFSDYMRPSLRMAAMMDLPVIYVFTHDSIHVGQDGPTHQPVEQLESLRMIPGLRVIRPANSIEVRLAWDSAVKEKKKPVALVMARQAVDSYKTKISAEEFEKGAAIVSESSGAEIAVMASGSELETAKKVKELLKDKYKIRVISVFEKEKLYQNQVYLKQLLKDVKLSVAIEAGNPTGWYRIARGKALVFGIEDFGFSAAGEKIAEKFGLTAEKISLAIEKNI; encoded by the coding sequence ATGCTGCAAAAAATTGCTGATACAGTCAGAGCTTTATCTGCAGATGCTGTGGAATATGCTGGTTCTGGTCATGCCGGGATGCCCTTAGGCTGTGCAGAAATCGGTGCTTATTTATTTGCTAAAGAAATGAAATATAATCCAGAAGAGCCTGACTGGTTTAATAGGGATCGTCTGATTTTATCTGCCGGACACGGCTCAATCTGGCTTTATTCACTGCTTCATTTATCCGGTTATGATCTTAGCCTTGAGGACCTAAAAGAGTATAGAAAGCTTAATTCTAAAACTCCTGGACATCCAGAATATGGAGTAACTCCTGGGGTTGAAATGACAACAGGCCCTTTAGGACAGGGGGTTGCTCATGCTGTTGGGATGGCTCTGGCCGAAGAAGTCTTGGCTGAAAAGTTTAATCAGCCAGACCATAAATTAATAGATCATTATACCTATATAGTAGCTGGTGATGGAGACTTGATGGAAGGGGTAAGTTATGAAGCTGCATCTCTGGCAGGAAGCTTGGAACTTGATAAACTGATAGTTGTTTATGATCATAATCAAGTTTCAATTGATGGACCGACTGATATAACTTTTATAGATGATATTGAAAAGCGATTTGATTCTGCTAACTGGCAGGTAATCTCTTCTGTAGATGGAAGCAGCTTTTCTGATTTAGAAACTGCTTTTAAAAAGGCTAAAAAAGATCAGAGTCGACCAACTATCATTATTGCTGATACTACAATAGCCAAAGGCATAGCTACTAAAGAAGGTGACAGTTCAGCCCATGCCTCGCCTCTGGGAAAAGAAGAGATACTTGAAATGAAGAAGAAAGCTGGGCTGCTGCCAGAAGACTTTGCAGTTCCAGCAGAAGTGGATGATTATTTTAAAGAGCATCTTTTAGAACTGAAAAATGATTTTTACGAGTGGCAGGAGTTAAAAAATAACTATCAGGCAAAATTTGAAAAGGAGTTTAAAGAACTTAAATCAGGAATTGAGCTTAATGCTGATATTGATTTTGATGATTTAAGATTTGAGCCAGAAGCTGGAAAGCCAATTAGAAATTATTCTGGAGAATATTATCAACTTTTAGCTGAAAAGCTTTCCTATTTAATTGGAGGAACTGCTGATCTTTCTGCCTCAACCAGAATTAACCTCGATCAGTATGCTGATATTAAAAGAGGCAATTTTGGTGGGAAAAATATTAAATTTGGAGTTAGAGAACATGCAATGGCAGCAACAGCTGGAGGAATAATGCTGCATGGAGGTTTAAGACCTGTAACTGCAACTTATTTAACTTTTTCTGATTATATGCGGCCTTCGCTCAGAATGGCAGCAATGATGGATTTACCTGTAATTTATGTATTTACTCATGATTCAATACATGTTGGTCAAGACGGACCTACCCATCAACCGGTAGAACAGTTAGAATCCTTAAGAATGATACCTGGCTTAAGGGTGATTAGGCCTGCTAATAGTATAGAAGTTAGATTGGCTTGGGATTCTGCTGTCAAAGAAAAGAAAAAGCCTGTAGCGTTAGTCATGGCCAGGCAAGCTGTTGATTCCTATAAAACAAAAATTAGTGCTGAAGAATTTGAAAAAGGAGCTGCTATAGTTTCGGAATCTTCTGGAGCAGAGATTGCAGTTATGGCTTCTGGAAGTGAATTAGAAACTGCTAAAAAAGTTAAAGAGCTGCTTAAAGATAAATATAAAATAAGAGTGATTTCTGTATTTGAAAAAGAAAAACTTTATCAGAATCAAGTTTATCTAAAACAGCTTCTAAAAGATGTAAAGCTAAGTGTTGCCATAGAGGCAGGTAATCCGACCGGCTGGTACAGAATTGCAAGAGGAAAAGCTTTAGTTTTCGGTATTGAAGACTTTGGTTTTAGTGCTGCTGGAGAAAAAATTGCAGAAAAATTTGGTCTGACAGCAGAAAAAATTTCATTAGCAATAGAAAAAAATATTTAA
- a CDS encoding dihydrolipoyl dehydrogenase family protein: MNYNLGDKMKKYNYDIVVIGGGAAGLTAAFTANGLNKKVALIEKDRLGGECTWKGCVPSKALLKSAKVAHQIQEADKYGVKSDFEIDDKRVMDYVHSVQEKIYQKENPKVLAEKGIDFIDAQAEFVDNHTLKVGENKISADKIIIASGSLPFIPAIEGVEKISYLSNENLFELEKLPESLLIIGGGPIGIEMAQAFNRLGVEVSLVQRSEQILKKEEASFSQRLRKKLAQEGVNFFIGFEAVKFEKKDKIILTAADNNGDVKQIKAEKVLIAAGRKANVESLKLDKIGLKTSRQGIVTDKKMRTNINNIYACGDVVGPYRFSHISYQEGITAAVNAVSPLAFKKMNYENIIWVTFTDPELAHLALTEAEAKEKYGNQIKVYELDYSDLDRAVTESENGKAKFICDKRGKLLGAHIIGDRAGEIIHACQILKTFNLPLKKLQSVIHAYPTYSEIIRDAAKKSYISEWENRLEFLNKFS; this comes from the coding sequence ATGAATTATAATTTAGGTGATAAAATGAAAAAATATAATTACGATATAGTTGTTATTGGAGGTGGAGCAGCAGGTTTAACAGCTGCTTTTACTGCAAATGGTTTGAATAAAAAGGTTGCTTTAATTGAAAAAGATAGACTTGGTGGAGAATGTACCTGGAAAGGTTGTGTACCTAGTAAAGCTCTATTAAAATCAGCTAAAGTTGCTCATCAGATTCAAGAAGCTGATAAATATGGAGTTAAAAGTGATTTTGAGATTGATGATAAAAGAGTAATGGATTATGTTCATTCGGTTCAAGAAAAAATATATCAAAAAGAAAATCCTAAAGTCTTAGCAGAAAAAGGAATTGACTTTATCGATGCTCAGGCTGAGTTTGTTGATAATCATACTCTTAAAGTAGGAGAAAATAAAATAAGTGCAGATAAAATAATTATTGCTTCGGGATCTTTACCTTTTATTCCAGCGATAGAGGGGGTTGAAAAGATTTCTTATTTAAGTAATGAGAATCTTTTTGAACTTGAGAAGTTACCAGAATCATTATTAATTATTGGCGGAGGGCCGATTGGAATTGAAATGGCCCAGGCTTTTAATCGTCTGGGAGTTGAAGTTAGTCTAGTTCAGCGAAGTGAGCAGATATTAAAAAAAGAAGAAGCATCTTTTAGTCAACGCTTGAGAAAAAAATTGGCTCAAGAAGGAGTAAATTTCTTTATAGGATTTGAAGCTGTTAAATTTGAAAAAAAAGATAAAATAATTCTAACTGCTGCTGATAATAATGGGGATGTAAAGCAAATCAAAGCAGAAAAGGTTTTGATAGCAGCTGGCAGGAAAGCTAATGTAGAAAGCCTGAAATTAGATAAAATTGGTTTAAAAACCAGCCGCCAGGGAATAGTTACAGATAAAAAAATGAGGACAAATATAAATAATATTTATGCTTGTGGCGATGTAGTTGGACCTTATCGGTTTAGTCATATATCTTATCAAGAGGGAATAACTGCTGCAGTTAATGCAGTATCACCACTTGCTTTTAAAAAAATGAACTATGAGAATATTATCTGGGTTACTTTTACAGATCCGGAACTGGCTCATCTTGCTCTGACAGAAGCTGAAGCAAAAGAGAAATATGGAAATCAAATAAAGGTTTATGAGCTTGATTATTCAGATTTAGATAGGGCGGTAACTGAATCTGAAAATGGTAAAGCTAAATTCATCTGTGATAAAAGAGGTAAGTTGTTGGGGGCTCATATAATTGGTGATCGTGCGGGCGAAATAATACATGCCTGTCAGATTTTAAAAACTTTTAACCTGCCTTTAAAAAAACTGCAGTCGGTGATCCACGCCTATCCTACTTATTCCGAAATAATTAGAGATGCTGCTAAAAAGTCGTATATCAGTGAATGGGAAAATAGATTAGAATTTTTGAATAAATTCAGCTAA
- a CDS encoding GGDEF domain-containing response regulator: MININILIVDDDQDIQRLLENYLKKLEVEKINFTDTAEKTYKLLNINNLKSDPVVDLIILDIVLGAENGIDICRKVKTNPVYQEIPIIMITAQKESEYLKDAFEAGAMDYIKKPVKKIEFMVRINSAIKLRKETKARIEREKELLELSKKLKKMNQKLEKMALVDGLTNISNRRLFDKTIKKELKRAKRENDPLSLIMIDIDNFKAYNDTYGHQQGDQCLKEVASVLTENTKRAADFAARYGGEEFAVILPDTAKKGAVKIAEDIRKEIMELELEHENSITADCVTVSLGVSSICTDQEIDQQLVNSFIDKSDQALYQAKENGKNQVVYQKFE; the protein is encoded by the coding sequence GTGATCAATATAAATATTTTAATTGTTGATGATGATCAGGACATACAAAGACTTTTAGAAAATTATTTAAAGAAATTGGAAGTTGAAAAAATTAATTTTACAGATACTGCAGAAAAAACTTATAAATTATTAAATATTAATAATTTGAAATCTGATCCAGTAGTTGATTTAATAATTCTGGATATAGTTTTGGGAGCAGAAAATGGAATTGATATCTGTAGAAAAGTAAAGACTAATCCTGTTTATCAAGAAATTCCAATTATTATGATAACTGCTCAAAAAGAATCAGAGTATTTAAAAGATGCTTTTGAGGCAGGAGCTATGGATTATATAAAAAAGCCAGTTAAAAAAATAGAATTTATGGTGAGAATTAATTCCGCTATTAAGTTAAGAAAAGAAACTAAAGCAAGAATTGAAAGAGAAAAAGAACTGCTTGAACTCTCAAAAAAACTTAAAAAGATGAATCAAAAACTTGAGAAGATGGCCTTAGTAGATGGTTTAACTAATATTTCTAATAGACGGTTATTTGATAAAACAATAAAAAAAGAATTAAAAAGAGCTAAAAGAGAAAATGATCCACTATCTTTAATTATGATAGATATTGATAATTTTAAAGCCTATAATGATACTTACGGCCATCAACAGGGGGATCAGTGTTTAAAAGAGGTAGCTTCAGTTTTAACTGAAAACACTAAAAGGGCAGCTGATTTTGCTGCGCGTTATGGGGGAGAAGAATTTGCTGTTATTCTGCCTGATACAGCTAAAAAAGGTGCTGTAAAAATTGCAGAAGATATTAGAAAAGAAATTATGGAGCTGGAGTTGGAACATGAAAATTCTATTACAGCTGATTGTGTAACTGTCAGTTTAGGAGTTAGTAGTATTTGTACAGACCAAGAAATTGACCAGCAGTTAGTTAATTCTTTTATTGATAAATCAGATCAAGCATTGTATCAGGCAAAAGAAAATGGAAAAAACCAGGTGGTATATCAAAAATTCGAATAA
- a CDS encoding Hpt domain-containing protein, which translates to MAKNEVYIDSDLEFLIPQFLENREEDIKQLEKLLKESKFDQIRIIGHSLKGSGGGYGFDYLTKVGSQIEKMAELKNEQKIKKLIYKLKDYLANIEIIYEKK; encoded by the coding sequence ATGGCAAAAAATGAAGTTTATATTGATTCAGATCTTGAATTTTTAATTCCACAGTTTTTAGAAAATAGAGAAGAAGATATAAAGCAGCTGGAAAAATTATTAAAAGAATCAAAGTTTGATCAAATCAGAATTATTGGCCACAGTCTAAAAGGGTCTGGTGGTGGCTATGGTTTTGATTATTTAACTAAAGTTGGGAGCCAGATTGAAAAAATGGCTGAGTTGAAAAATGAACAAAAAATTAAAAAGCTGATTTATAAATTAAAAGATTATCTTGCTAATATAGAAATCATCTATGAAAAAAAGTAA